Part of the Psilocybe cubensis strain MGC-MH-2018 chromosome 11, whole genome shotgun sequence genome is shown below.
CGCTCACAATGAAATTCATGTCTGGCGAAACACAAGAACGCCGTTCTGCGGCGCAAAGTGTAAGTATCTGTTTCGTGAAGTCCCGGTCTAAAGCTCCTCCACCACGACATTTGCTTCGTAACGCTCCGGCGGGAAGCCCAGATTCAGATCCAAGCCAGTGCCACGTTATTGCAGAATTGTGTTACGAGAGTCAAAATCAGGTAGCCTTTCATCTGGATTCTGTAATATACTTATGCTATGTGGTGGCATAAATCTGGATTATCTCCAGGCGCCATATTTGCGATACACCGAACGGCAATGCCACGTCTATTTAATTTACCTGGGCCTTAAATGCTTATTCCAGTCCATTCTGCAGTCAAATAGTATGCCCTGCCTTAGTGTAAAGTAGTAGTTGAAAGGCGTTTTTCGTCAATCCGTTGGAATCTTGTTGAACGTTTTGCGTAAGTTGGAAAATGAAATTCGCATTTTCCCGGTCCATAGACACTAACTTGATAATCTTGATTTAACGACGTGGGATGCAAATTACTGCAGGATTTCTTCATAGACTAAATGGCAAACGGCAAAACTACGTCCAGCTACAACTAACGCAGAATTACAGTCGCTGCAAACTGCACCGTCGTTGATCAGATGTCTCTGTTCTTACAGAGTTGTACAGCGCAGAGTTCCTAACTTGATTGCGCTCGCAAATTtttcttcaagaaaattgGCACCAAGGATTTTCAGACtttcaaatattttatttGACTTCACAGCTGTCAGGTCGATACTCCGCCAACTCAACGGGCTTTTAATCGTTACTAAGCATCTGTAACTATCACGAATATGAAAGTCGAAACAGAGGTGGCAAAAACAATTATTGCGAACAAAATTAACCAGTCGCCGATAACCTCAGTTCCATTTGAGCGTCAAAGGCTGATTCAACGTCACATTAACCCCAAGTGCGACAAGCTTGGCCTGTTGAGGAGCATACGTCCACGACGACACGATTCGGTTATTCGCAGAAACAGACTTCGGCTTAGACCCGACGCCCAGAATGGTGATATCCTGCAATTTCGGTCCCACCTGGAACCCACCAGATCCACTGACAGTGAGCTCGTTTTTGGTCGCCTTGAACACGAGGTTTCGACTAGGTCCGGGTGGGTTGCTGATGCCGTCATCGAGGTAAGCACTGCCTTGTGCTAGACCTTGTGCATTGAGGGATACGAGGAGAGAGAACGGGCCTTGGCGAGTCTCCTCAATCGTGTACGCTGGTTGGGCGTGCAGAAGGATAACAGACCCACCGCGGATGTGGACGTTGATGTGGCCTAGCGGAGCAGAAAGTGTGGTTGGCTGACCAGGTGTAGTCTTGAGGACATCGTGGGTGTACCAATCGCGCCAGATCACCGATCCACGTCCGGGGAATACCCCTGCCATTATGAAATACGTTCTCAACTCGGTTTGgaggaaaacaaaaagaaacatTATTACCTGATACTGTCGTAGCGTTGGGCAGTAAAACCGGAGTGACGAGGATGTCACCGCCAACCAAGAACTGTGCGTCCACGCTGAAGAGCTCTGGCTCATCCGGGAACTCATAGAACAGCGCTCGCACCGGTGGCGTCCCGGTAGTAGACGAATTGGCAAAGAGAGTATACTGCAACCGGTCCATCGCACATCAATCTCACAAGTCAAAAACGAACGAAGAAATTTGACTTGCCCAGTAGGGAAGCAGAGAATACCGAATGGCGATGGCGGTTCGCGAAGCATTTGCGACGCTGTCCCATCGATAGGGTTCTTGTGATATGGCTCCTTTAATGTTGTGATTACGGAAGAACGGGGTGAAGGCGGAGAGCTGCATCCAACGGTTGCACAACTCCTCATCGGTGTTCCCATCTGCGATCGAGGAAGAAATCGCCCAGTCAATAACTTCGGATGAAATGCGGTAGCAAAGAAGAGCCAAAAGCAAACGCACTAAAACCACACGTGTCTGCACCAACGAAGGGAATCTGGAACAACTGGAATTGGAGAACTCCCTATTTGGAAGCGGTGGGATTAATGCACGGGAATAACACGAGCCAGTTTGATTGTGGGCACTTACTGCGATGCTGTACCGGAGGTAGGACCACAGGCTGAAGTTATCACCCAACTTCGAAGCAAGAATCAGCAAGTGGAAACATTTGGAGTAAATGTTCTTGTGATAATCAAAACATACCCAGTGTCCTGTCCATTTTCCTGACGAAGGGAACGTCGAGCGACTAATCAAGAACGGTCTTTTATTTGGAATGATAGATTGGACCGCAATGTTCGTGGCTTTTTCTTCCATCAATCCCCAAAGATTATGAACATCTAGCTCCACCTGCCCATCTACGTGTGTGGCATTGGTGGCCAGCGCATGGATAGATAAACGCCCGTTTCCTGGGGCGCGTCAACAAGTTTTCGTAAGTGACACGAAGATGATTGCCAGGGTATATAGCTCCATGGTATAACTCACCATTATGAATTGCATAGGGAGGCGTATTAAGATCGACATTTGTCTGCTTCCCCGCACCTAACCCACGCCTGCTCAAGCCAGAGAGCGCAACCGTCGCAGTATCCAAGTTACAGGTCAGTGTTCCATTGACAGTGATGTTTCCACTGGGACCATGAACTGTAGAGTTATAACTTGATACATTGGTTTAAAAGTGAGATGCGATCAACCAGATAGATATTAATCGTTGCACATACCATTCCGGGTAGTCTACAATAATAGACAGACCTTCAGAACATAGAAGTATGTCACGAATCTAAAAACAACTGACCCAATACCGGGTTGCCCGGTTCGCCCGGGAGGATGAAAGGAGGACTAGTGTTGCTGAGATCCGCACCAGTACCACTGCGAAATGAGGGTGAAAATTATCAGCGGGAAAGCACTACTGTCACTCTCAAAAATGTACCCTCACCAAGACCCGTCACAGAACGAGCTAGCCTCATTCATATCGAGCCATATCCCGGAGAACTCGATCCCTAATTTGCTCCAGTTGCGGAACGATTCTGTCCACCAATCTTGGGTGTTTTTCTGGAACCAATCAGGGAACACCTTTTGGGCGCGGAGAGGTACGTCAAGACTTGAAATGATCCAACCAGAAAGGACGTCACAAACCGTATACCCCGGCCACACCTGCCCAACATACTCAGTGCCATCCGGGTTGGTGATAAAAACACCTCTAAGGGCAGCAGAGTCCACGATAAGTAACGGCGGGGAGTCGGGAATCAAAGACGCGGAGCATGTAAACGGAAGCTTACTTTTCAACTCCTTTTGTGTAGGGATCATACtagaaatagaaaacatGACCATAATCAGCTCCACTACGCGAGTCAAACAAATCGCCAAAAGAAATAAGGGAACGTGAAGGATCACGTACAATATCGGTCGCATTGATCTGTTTCGGGATGGCCGCATCAACGATAGGGATGTCTGGCGGGATTGATGGCGCCATCAGATTGCCATGTCAATGCGTAAAAATCAGATTTCCTTACAGTGCTGATTGTTTGCATTCTACGGGAAACAGATTAAACGGGAAAGTTCAAGGACAAAGAAGTGCACAACACACCAATTCCCGAATGAACGTGCGCATTTCATCGGGAGGGAAGCTGACAGGGTCAGCGGTAAAATCACGAACGGCATGGTATAAATCGATGTCGTTCCACATAACTGAAAAAAGATATTAAGAAGGATGATTAACAGTGGATACAAATGACTCGGTGGGTCTGGAATGAAGGAGGCCCGAACAGACCTTCCAGCGGGATATTTGCAGCACGCATATTGGTCACTTGGCTTCGAACATCGGCAAGGTTTTCGTAACCCCAGCTGAAGAGATGTCTCAGTTGAAGACACACGTAAAAATTAATCCTGATTCCTCAACGTACCGGCAAAGATGGAAACCAAAGCCCCACACAGGTTGCCAAGATGGGAGACCCACTAAAGTCCCATATTGTTCGATAACTGACTTTGGGGTGGGTCCTGAAAGAAAGTAAAAGTCCAAAACGCCCCCGATCATCCTATATTCAATTAGAGAAACATTGGATTGGGGTGGCGTCAAAAGCAATATGTCGCCACCAGCCGCACTTTAAAGACATTACTTGTCAATTCCACTAAATACCTGCTAGAAGTTTTTCGGTGACACACCTCAGCAAAAAAACGCCATGTGACTGAGATGTGTTTGTCTTTTCATCAAAACGATGCTCAAGATAAACTGGATGTGATCCATATCTGGATAAAACCATGAATCAATCGGTCAGTTCATTCCAAGCAAAAGATTTAAAGAAACGCCATCACGTGAGTAACGCGACGAAGAAAACGTACATATTTTCATCAACCGGGTCAGCAATATCTCGTGCCCACATAGTTTGGATTGTTCCACCATTGGGGCCCACATTTCTGCGGAATCCGGAGCTAGCAACAACTTCTCCCAGGCCGTAGAT
Proteins encoded:
- a CDS encoding Alpha-glucosidase, which gives rise to MLSTNSWLLWATWLPALLIQAERQPLHFLRQESPDASNITHSLDVSSCPGYQLHSLKQTNTGLTAKLGLNGKACNAFGTDVADLTIQVTYETNSRLHVNIFDTANKQFTVPESVVERPPAPSKSFQKTSDLVFNHQPSPFAFWITRRSQPHAAPLFDTRIASLPKTPIPAVIPDDNSTALNGFPLVFEDQYLQLSSALPLNTNIYGLGEVVASSGFRRNVGPNGGTIQTMWARDIADPVDENIYGSHPVYLEHRFDEKTNTSQSHGVFLLSAAGGDILLLTPPQSNVSLIEYRMIGGVLDFYFLSGPTPKSVIEQYGTLVGLPSWQPVWGFGFHLCRWGYENLADVRSQVTNMRAANIPLEVMWNDIDLYHAVRDFTADPVSFPPDEMRTFIRELNANNQHYIPIVDAAIPKQINATDIYDPYTKGVEKGVFITNPDGTEYVGQVWPGYTVFPDWFQKNTQDWWTESFRNWSKLGIEFSGIWLDMNEASSFCDGSCGTGADLSNTSPPFILPGEPGNPVLGLSIIVDYPECYNSTVHGPSGNITVNGTLTCNLDTATVALSGLSRRGLGAGKQTNVDLNTPPYAIHNGNGRLSIHALATNATHVDGQVELDVHNLWGLMEEKATNIAVQSIIPNKRPFLISRSTFPSSGKWTGHWLGDNFSLWSYLRYSIAGVLQFQLFQIPFVGADTCGFNGNTDEELCNRWMQLSAFTPFFRNHNIKGAISQEPYRWDSVANASRTAIAIRYSLLPYWYTLFANSSTTGTPPVRALFYEFPDEPELFSVDAQFLVGGDILVTPVLLPNATTVSGVFPGRGSVIWRDWYTHDVLKTTPGQPTTLSAPLGHINVHIRGGSVILLHAQPAYTIEETRQGPFSLLVSLNAQGLAQGSAYLDDGISNPPGPSRNLVFKATKNELTVSGSGGFQVGPKLQDITILGVGSKPKSVSANNRIVSSWTYAPQQAKLVALGVNVTLNQPLTLKWN